One genomic segment of Ricinus communis isolate WT05 ecotype wild-type chromosome 5, ASM1957865v1, whole genome shotgun sequence includes these proteins:
- the LOC8281780 gene encoding protein RST1 isoform X2, producing the protein MDSYTPLLEKTRVPQPSIQKFAVISIFSKLRSAPKYLDPDSDPGRDAISQCLHSSSPAVVDQTVRELCRLVSDSTLDISRGLLELQSALEGTDEKFVSLFVKGLGFLIRVGFNRNHGSWRFGSPENHPFVRILLCRTEVQTELVQQVLLFMAKNMRLGMVKVCEFLKPLAVFSILSIPFSNSTSSLFARQLIPSMASFCCSLPEEALPVLKLLMGCLKYLPHKNSDELRDCYYFLECVVDAYTVVLRSLVQTGLLVTKAQLFGVELSETILSLLTHVHGRSGGAEPIVELVKRLIVIQKDLSLCYIPELSSVILSSFAILIQSELEHEQLSLLKLVIFLVKWKGENECAFDRATCALSEEVLFTFPVINLMSSTSRSMKGAAADLLIMLEKLLVKLFRASRIELVTEGQFPSISSPGSIVYRLLQQLWFQDQFSPSTSFFVNFASSDDKGMHDQAKFWASQLREYSMRIIDRRKSSFPVSQTEETFLTEIPRLLSAITGVLVMHQSLGYIAVDLLATIGIMDPKQGVPLLLAVLFYSNIFTRNDAKNQEILPKLLSMLPSLASHFVMIPLVIQTILPMLQKDGKRVLYATGARLLCQTWAINDRAFSSLQAVLLPEGFTEFKSERTICIGLATSIRDVCRKNPDRGVDIILSVSACIESQDPIIRSFGLQSLAYLCEADVIDFYTAWDVIAKYVLGYSSDPVLAQSICMLLRWGAMDAEAYPEASRNVLQILWHVGASKHGNDVVQWAKARAYAFQALSQYEVSHLEKGILDFKRKNTDLLLSETDNDVLKAMEGFQVKIITHEHMNRRRLAKEKKTTGSKIEKLLDVLPQVLFPSGKKNNAGQSPGAALLCLSFTPNSLGILRGPPDIHAAYENALVEIASSLHLSRNIFVALLSFQSWKSFMRRWMRANILVLDAKAAAGTLDKTSKAANKILKGMMRLAEESIPRSAENIALAVGALCLVLPPSAHTIKSTASKFLLNWLFQDEHEHRQWSAAISLGFISSCLHITDHKQKFQNITGLLKVLCSSKSTLVKGACGVGLGCSCQDLLTRVEAVDNIDLERETYKIQEVELLGKIVRTLLLMTSQLSQASDDILKGLSVYFPQGTDDSEISMTSELLLEKCDDLEEDIWGVAGIVIGLGNSIGAMYRVGAHDSMLKVKDLIISWIPHVDSLAINSDFSNEGVDKVLSVGSCLVLPIIVAFCRRVEMMDDNELDRLVNVYIDLISELVSVKKSGTFHQSLLTASCIGAGNLLACILNEAVHPIEFEHIKDLLDLFRKCYSNPYPAFVHLGGMLGVVNAMGASAGILFHGHRFSSSVKTGYEQKESSYILGPLLSSPNCESHLTTLIQEIFLVAQNSGDLQMKQNASWAVSFLRNLLWSKELPYVNNNVQTGGAESKMVSHNFSEDSLVMKLSLWLNHLNYSLGGKMAPVGTVATVLRCLSAAPRLPTMDWGSIIRRCMRFEAQVSESLTLDLALKRENLREECVQFAIAHAHQCDPLLTFLDELSDLSRFRTLELNLQSCLLAHLAGLTKIFSGSRLEKLFDDIAEFFSSNSSHQVHNSDQKSTLRMSCWKGLYQCLDEASLSSLEYMPNVEKCMEVMFYLLPASESTAILGSDLVNPVKEWHEVVKCLAKVRRDWLLNFLQVPLLNLVEGDVQLDEILKKIVAKAKLVRIGIIPFTELGRLKACILNSKSHGIWNVLVEVVAALQYAEGSIKRQWLLDAVEVSCVSSYPSTASRLWFCMAYFTRAHPPNPIPPCPTLFMTSMTYPANIKGGRSSLPSIALRRYNKHYISLEHCYIFLTNSDNFLSSFHHLLYNQFSLLDFYLFM; encoded by the exons ATGGACTCTTACACTCCTCTGCTCGAAAAGACCCGGGTACCACAACCGTCGATTCAAAAATTCGCGGTAATTTCAATATTCTCGAAGCTCCGGTCCGCCCCGAAATATCTGGACCCGGACTCTGATCCTGGAAGAGATGCAATCTCTCAGTGTCTCCATTCCTCATCTCCTGCCGTCGTCGATCAAACGGTTCGGGAGCTATGTCGCCTCGTCTCCGACTCTACATTAGATATATCTCGCGGGTTATTGGAGCTCCAGTCCGCACTCGAAGGCACAGACGAGAAGTTTGTTAGTTTATTTGTTAAAGGACTCGGATTTCTTATTCGGGTCGGCTTTAATAGGAACCATGGGTCGTGGCGGTTTGGTTCCCCGGAAAATCACCCGTTTGTTAGA ATATTATTGTGCAGAACTGAGGTTCAGACTGAATTGGTACAGCAAGTTTTACTGTTTATGGCAAAGAATATGCGGCTGGGAATGGTGAAAGTTTGTGAATTCTTGAAGCCCTTGGCAGTTTTTTCAATTCTAAGTATACCCTTTTCGAACTCTACATCCTCTTTGTTTGCAAGACAGTTAATACCATCAATGGCATCATTTTGTTGTTCTCTCCCTGAAGAGGCATTGCCTGTTCTTAAGCTGCTGATGGGCTGCCTTAAGTATTTACCACACAAGAACTCAGAT GAACTTAGGGACTGTTACTATTTCTTGGAATGTGTTGTTGATGCGTATACGGTGGTTCTAAGATCCCTGGTTCAAACTGGTTTG CTGGTTACCAAGGCTCAACTGTTTGGTGTGGAACTGTCAGAGACTATTCTTTCTCTATTAACGCATGTTCATGGGCGTTCTGGTGGTGCTGAGCCAATTGTTGAACTAGTGAAGCGATTGATTGTCATTCAAAAAGATCTTAGTTTGTGTTATATACCTGAATTATCATCAGTAATTCTGTCCTCATTTGCTATTCTTATTCAATCTGAGCTTGAACACGAACAACTCTCTTTGTTAAAACTTGTCATCTTCCTCGTAAAGTGGAAAGGTGAAAATG AATGTGCATTTGATAGAGCCACATGTGCATTGAGTGAAGAGGTCTTGTTCACGTTCCCTGTCATCAATCTCATGTCCTCAACGTCCAGATCTATGAAAGGAGCAGCAGCTGATTTGCTTATCATGTTAGAAAAACTTCTAGTGAAACTGTTCAGAGCATCAAGGATTGAACTAGTTACAGAAGGACAGTTTCCATCTATCAGCTCACCTGGGTCTATTGTCTATAGATTGTTGCAGCAGCTCTGGTTTCAG GACCAATTTTCACCGTCAACTTCCTTCTTTGTAAATTTTGCTTCTAGTGATGACAAAGGAATGCATGATCAAGCGAAGTTTTGGGCTTCTCAATTAAGAGAATACTCTATGCGGATCATTGACAGACGAAAATCATCATTTCCAGTCTCCCAGACTGAAGAAACTTTTTTAACGG AAATTCCCCGATTGCTCAGTGCAATTACTGGGGTTTTGGTGATGCATCAGTCACTCGGGTACATTGCTGTAGATTTGTTGGCTACTATTGGCATCATGGATCCTAAGCAGGGAGTTCCATTGTTACTAGCCGTTCTATTTTACAGTAACATTTTCACCAGAAACGATGCTAAAAACCAAGAAATATTG CCAAAACTGCTGTCAATGCTTCCATCACTGGCTTCACATTTTGTGATGATACCGCTTGTAATTCAGACTATTCTGCCAATGCTTCAAAAGGATGGAAAACG AGTGCTGTATGCCACAGGTGCTCGTTTGCTTTGTCAGACCTGGGCAATTAATGACCGTGCATTTAGCAGTCTGCAG GCAGTTTTACTTCCAGAGGGGTTCACTGAATTCAAGTCTGAGAGAACTATCTGTATAGGTCTGGCTACTTCCATCCGAGATGTTTGCAGAAAAAATCCCGATAGGGGTGTGGACATTATCTTGTCTGTTTCG GCTTGCATTGAGAGCCAAGATCCTATTATTCGATCTTTTGGTTTACAAAGCCTGGCCTATCTTTGTGAAGCTGATGTCATTG atttttacACTGCCTGGGATGTTATTGCGAAGTATGTGCTAGGCTACTCCTCGGACCCAGTTCTTGCACAAAG CATATGCATGCTTTTGAGATGGGGTGCAATGGATGCTGAAGCATACCCAGAAGCTTCAAGGAATGTTTTGCAAATTCTGTGGCATGTTGGTGCTTCCAAGCATGGTAATGACGTGGTGCAATGGGCAAAGGCAAGGGCCTATGCGTTTCAGGCCTTGTCCCAATATGAA GTCTCACATTTAGAAAAAGGAATTCTGGATTTCAAGAGAAAGAACACAGATTTGCTTCTGTCTGAGACGGATAATGATGTACTCAAGGCGATGGAAGGATTTCAAGTCAAGATCATAACACATGAACACAT GAATAGACGAAGATTGGCGAAGGAGAAAAAGACCACAGGAAGCAAGATTGAGAAATTGCTGGATGTATTGCCTCAGGTTCTCTTCCCTTCAG gaaagaaaaataatgctGGGCAGTCACCTGGTGCAGCCCTGTTATGCCTTTCCTTTACCCCTAACAGCCTAGGGATCTTGAGA GGACCTCCAGATATCCATGCTGCATATGAGAATGCACTAGTGGAAATAGCTTCTTCTCTTCATCTCTcaagaaatatttttgttgctcttctttctttccaatCATGGAAATCCTTCATGCGACGTTGGATGAGAGCTAATATCTTAGTGCTTGATGCAAAAGCAGCAGCTGGCACATTAGATAAAACTTCTAAAGCTGCTAACAAAATCCTCAAG GGTATGATGCGGCTTGCTGAAGAATCTATCCCGAGATCTGCTGAAAATATTGCACTAGCTGTTGGTGCACTCTGTTTG GTATTGCCTCCGTCTGCTCATACTATTAAATCAACTGCTTCGAAGTTTCTGTTAAATTGGTTGTTCCAGGATGAACATGAACACCGCCAATGGTCAGCTGCTATATCTCTTGGATTCATCTCAAGTTGCTTGCATATAACTGATCACAAGcagaaatttcaaaatatcaCTGGACTTCTTAAG GTTTTGTGTAGCAGCAAAAGCACCCTTGTCAAAGGGGCATGTGGAGTGGGCTTAGGCTGCTCATGCCAAGATCTCCTTACCAGGGTTGAAGCTGTTGATAACATTGACTTGGAAAGAGAAACATACAAGATCCAGGAGGTTGAATTACTGGGGAAGATAGTTAGGACGTTACTTCTGATGACAAGTCAGCTCAGTCAAGCTTCAGATGACATTCTAAAAGGTCTGTCTGTATATTTTCCTCAGGGCACTGATGATTCCGAAATCAGTATGACTTCTGAACTGTTGCTTGAGAAGTGTGATGACTTGGAGGAAGATATCTGGGGTGTTGCTGGTATTGTCATTGGCTTGGGGAACTCTATTGGTGCAATGTACAGAGTTGGGGCACATGATTCCATGCTTAAAGTAAAAGACTTGATTATATCGTGGATTCCACATGTGGACTCTTTAGCAATTAACTCTGATTTTTCCAATGAAGGAGTAGACAAAGTTTTATCAGTAGGTTCATGTCTTGTACTTCCTATCATTGTGGCTTTCTGCCGGAGAGTGGAAATGATGGATGATAATGAGCTGGATCGTCTAGTCAATGTCTATATTGATCTCATATCTGAGTTAGTTTCTGTGAAAAAGTCTGGCACTTTTCATCAGAGTTTATTGACGGCATCATGCATCGGAGCAGGAAACCTTCTTGCCTGCATTTTGAATGAAGCTGTACACCCCATTGAATTCGAGCATATAAAGGATTTACTGGATTTGTTCAGAAAATGCTACTCTAATCCTTACCCTGCATTTGTCCATTTGGGTGGGATGCTTGGGGTAGTTAATGCTATGGGAGCCAGTGCAGGAATTTTGTTTCATGGCCATCGTTTCTCATCTTCAGTGAAGACTGGTTACGAACAGAAG GAATCTTCTTATATTTTGGGTCCTTTACTTTCAAGCCCTAATTGTGAATCACATTTGACGACATTAATTCAAGAAATATTTCTTGTTGCCCAAAATTCTGGTGATCTTCAAATGAAACAAAATGCATCTTGGGCAGTTTCATTTCTCCGAAATCTTTTGTGGTCCAAGGAACTTCCATATGTCAATAATAATGTTCAAACTGGTGGTGCAGAATCCAAAATGGTCTCTCACAATTTTTCTGAGGACAGTTTAGTTATGAAGCTATCTTTGTGGCTAAATCATCTGAATTATTCTTTG GGAGGTAAAATGGCACCTGTTGGCACAGTGGCAACTGTTTTAAGATGCCTTTCAGCAGCTCCCAGATTACCAACCATGGATTGGGGATCAATAATTAGACGCTGTATGAGATTCGAGGCTCAGGTTTCCGAGTCCTTGACATTGGATTTAGCTCTTAAGAGGGAAAATCTTAGAGAGGAATGTGTTCAATTCGCAATTGCTCATGCACACCAATGTGATCCCCTCCTGACTTTCCTCGATGAACTATCTGATCTGTCTAGGTTCAGGACTTTGGAGCTGAATCTGCAGTCATGTCTGCTAGCACATCTGGCTGGCCTGACAAAGATATTCTCAGGTTCCAGGCTAGAGaaattatttgatgatattgctgagttcttttcttcaaattcttcacACCAAGTGCATAACTCTGATCAGAAAAGCACCTTGAGGATGTCATGCTGGAAGGGTCTCTACCAGTGCCTAGATGAAGCTTCCCTCAGCTCTTTAGAGTACATGCCAAATGTTGAGAAGTGCATGGAAGTAATGTTCTATTTGTTGCCAGCATCAGAATCAACTGCCATCCTCGGATCAGATCTAGTAAACCCTGTAAAAGAGTGGCATGAGGTAGTTAAATGCTTAGCAAAGGTTCGAAGAGATTGGTTGTTGAATTTCCTGCAG GTTCCATTGTTAAATCTAGTAGAAGGAGATGTACAGTTGGATGAAATCCTAAAGAAGATAGTTGCAAAAGCCAAGTTAGTAAGGATTGGTATCATCCCGTTCACTGAGCTTGGAAGACTTAAAGCTTGTATATTGAACTCTAAATCACATG GTATTTGGAATGTGCTTGTTGAAGTTGTAGCAGCTTTGCAATATGCTGAGGGAAGTATCAAAAGACAGTGGCTTCTTGATGCAGTGGAAGTCAGCTGTGTATCCAGTTATCCTTCTACG GCATCACGTCTCTGGTTTTGCATGGCCTATTTCACACGGGCACACCCACCCAATCCCATCCCACCCTGCCCCACGCTATTTATGACTTCCATGACATATCCAGCAAATATAAAAGGGGGCCGTTCCTCACTTCCATCGATTGCACTGAGGCGTTATAATAAACACTATATCTCTCTGGAACACTGCTACATTTTTCTCACCAACTCAGATAATTTTTTGTCTTCCTTCCATCACTTGTTATATAATCAATTCAGTTTGCTtgatttttacttatttatgtAG